The Amaranthus tricolor cultivar Red isolate AtriRed21 chromosome 2, ASM2621246v1, whole genome shotgun sequence genome contains the following window.
ggttcgtcccacttaatttgcatcatttctactTTTGGACAATGGCctatcactttcttttaatatcatccaTGCATTttaagtctcttttaatttcatgtataaaattcattctctctctttatttattaccactttcttaaaaatacaataagcGGACAAAGTAGTATGTGTTTACCTTAGAATTTCTAATAGTTACCTCAAAAAACAGATCTAATTACGAGTATGTTTATCAAAAGTTTTTTCCTTGGTCAAATACCAATTGAAAAATTGGATTATAAGTCAAAACCAAAAGgctaatatatattaacttttataacaacaacaatacaatagccttaatcccaaaagattaaaTCGAATACATAGACCGATATATAATTTTGACGGTCATCTACATAAATTCttcttttcatttcattttagtttttttattatctcaatttgtaagtctatCTTTTCCACTGTTGTCATGTCCTCCTATTGTGAGACTACAAAATTAAAACAAGCATAAATAAAGGGgagaatttgaataaaataagattatttaacaacttaattccaaaaataagcttcgtgaaaacttaattcccaaaataagcgtccgtacatccaaacctagccttggagtaagtcgctattactaacagcgaaagacaaaaaaaaaaataaataaataaaagtcataaatcactgttactaacagcgacttagggagttgaccagtcaactccttaagtcgctgttagtaacaacgactttaaggttaactgatcaactccttaatctcgtaggttggaatgagaaagtaactgagaactgaaaacttaaaattcaTTAAGTCGCTTTTATTAACagcaacttaaaaatatatatatatatatatatatatatatatatatatatatatatacatacatatatatatatatacatatatatatatacatatacatatatacatatatatatatatatatatatatatatatatatatatatatatatatatatatatatattttaagtcgctgttagtaacagcgacttactccaagattaagtttggatgtacggacacttattttggaaattaagttttcacgaagcttatttttagaattaaattgttaaaacatcttattttattcaaattttcaataaagGGTGTCCTATCAACTCTTATCCAACAAGATTATTAGGAATGTGATTATATAAtgatcacaaattgttgtacaatAGATCTCATTATGAGACGCGTTTCATGTATGGTTAAacttaaataatacaaaatgagTATATAGGCACTTTTGAAGACGTTTCACCAAAAAAACGATTTTTCACAAGAGCATCTGTATAACAATATGTTCAAGTCAAGAAAACAATTCTCACCGCCAAAATTTTTACATTCCCTTAATAATTCATACAGCTTGCCTCTACCCCTACCCTTACCTAGGGCCGTCTCATTTATTATTGGCACtagagcaaaagataaaaagatccCCTTAAAATTTAAGCCCTACCCCTATAGGCTATAATATGTATAAATAAGAACAAATAAAGTTGAAACTAAAGAGAAATAGAGATCATTTTCGAAAGTGAATATTGACAACTGAGGACTGCAAGAACAAAGTTTGCTGAACAGAAATAGCAAGAGGTAGAATTGGATGAAACAGGAATGAGGATATCTTCTTTACCCGAGCATCGGTGTTCCCAGCTTCGGGGCCTATAACATTCGCAAAATAACCATTTTCCAACTCAGTTTTACGATTCTATGCTAAACGCAAACCATCGACAACAATAATCTTACCTCACGGGGCACCAAATGTTCGAGTATACAAAGATCACGCGAGACGCATACctggtttgattttgaatttcgGAACTTTGGGTTGCCTCCTTGCAATGAATTTGATGGGGTGGTCTGTGCATTGTCTGTGCCGGTCAGTTGCCGAAATCAGCTGCATTATTGCAGGAACTAATTAGAAATATTCAGAAACTCTAACCAAACTGAAATTTGGAACGCCCAACTCTATCAAATTACAGTACTTATTGCAGGAACTCTTAAGTATCGAGTAAATCGTATTACCatacaacaaaaaatataagtgaTAGTATCAACTGAATCTTCAAATAAGGGATATCCTACAACCTGTGCAATCACACTAATCTCTCCAGCGAAAGAAAAATACATCAACAGTGCCTTTTGTAGCGCAAAATCTTGGACGCAGTTATGGTTGAGATAACGGACACGAAACCACTTTCGCAGTCAAATTTCAATGGAGTTATTGTGCCATCTCATTATGATTCAAGACACGTGAGCAAGAGTAAGTTTTTCCAATGTCTAGCTAAGGAACCCAATTCCTAAGATCCAACCCTCTTGCTTACATCATGATTAGTATTAATTCTAACTATGCCTAAGGGTAATAATGAGTCGAGCTTATGCACAAATTACTCCAGCTCAATTTGGTGAAAACGTGATATATAGTGAGGTCCTAAGAAACTTTGCAAAATGGTGTCGTGTCGCCAAGTCCAACACGTTGATTGTAGTAGCTTAATGGGCTTACAACTATGTTTTAAGTTCATAGCTGTTTTTGTGCAAACCACACATTTAACATAGCTAGCTGATGTACACTATAATTAGTTAAGATGACCAAGGATTTCAATGTTGTATGAATAAATTAGTGGGATTTATTGATTAAGAAAACATTGATTGAGCCagttttgtattttgttagttgGCTGTCACTTAGACATGTTAGATGTattttacaaacaaaaaatcaattaacTATTCTAATGATCTTTAATGTTGTAACCCCTATTATTAACATGGAATGATTTCATTCTGAGGTCTATTTTCATCATGTTACTTACTACACTTGATGCAACTTCAAGTTacaatacacaaaaacaaacaaagcccCGTATGCAATCTTGGCTCAAACTGCACATGACAACGCCTGACACAACCCAAGTTATATAAACTGAGTAGGTTTTTGAGTTATAAGATTTTAGCAATAGGTATTCCTTTCTATGAATAAtgaattatttatcaaaaaacCACTCCACTTTTTGGCCTTATTTCAAAAACCACCGTAATAGAAACGATGTAAGAAATAATCCTCATACATAGTCCAATATTTTAACCCTGCCCTTTTTTGGGTGGCGATTAAAATGACctaaagttaatattaaaaCCATCTGATCAACCCTAACCTACACTCACATATCTGATTGTAGGTTTGACAAAAAGTTGAAAACTAAAAAGTTCCTTCTCTTCCCTTACCGAAAGCCCGCATAGCCAGTGTCTGCCCACCCTTGCATACttgataacttttttttttttttttgaaattttcaaaaGCCATTCCATCTAAACCACACCTTAACCCATGCCATCTATTATATCCTTGTTCTTATACTGTGAAACTTTGCCCCATAGAACCAGAAATTTCAAGATTCTTTTTCCTTGAACTTGACCTCGTCTTTTGAATTTGTAGTTGTGGTAGTTGTCAATGTGGTTGTAGTATTGATGAGCTTTTTACAATTCCCAATGCATTAAAtttccattaaaaattaatataaacaaTCCTAAAAATTCCTTATTGTTATAATGCGAGTTCTTTCCATTTTCCTTAAATGGAAATTTCACAAAGTTCTTTTTATTATGGATCATTTCGTTATAGGACAACTTTTTTGACAAATAAGCTCATTTGTCTAACACAATTATTAAAAAAGGCATCacatattaacttttttaaccCGATTTTATCTTGTTACATTGCAtggtttaaataaaattataaatacaatTAATTCGTAAGGAATGACAATTGTATGGACGCGAGTGAATACGAGGCGAGTATAACCGTAATGAGTATACCTAGTTGGCTATAGTGAGTAGatataagtttaaatatatattcaacatgggtatgaaaattttacCTACCATGGAAGGTGATCAGGTGGTGGGTATGATAATTTTGGTAGAGTATGGGGGAGGTTATACCCTACCAGTCCGCCCACTTAATTTACCATCCCTAAGATCTATTCAAGATGcaaatatatgttaaaagtgaACATAAAGtgcaaaatattgaaaatatgaAAGTAGTACACAAACATTTATTCGTATTCCTATTCTATCATAAATAATGGTTATTGTCATTTTATTTATACGACATGCCCCGGTCCTTTCCCTATATGAAGGTGGCATGACTTGCTAAGTGTTATGATAAAAGTTTTACAGTACTTGCCCTTTAAGAAGGTGGTGTgacttgaaaatatttatttgtctTGTTCTTTTTACTAGTACCTTCCCCATTATCTTTACTTTTCACACTATGAGGGGGATTCGAGTTTCTCTAAGTGGTTTTAGTACAATGATGAGATTAAGGACAGTGGTGGAAAGTTATGATGGTTGATGGTTGCGTTGGGGTTGACTATGTAAACGTTTGATAAAGTACCATTGTTTAACATAGTGTTACTACCGTTGTATTGATAATCCAAAGTgagtgaaaaatgaataagatgAGACTTGTGAGTTTTTAAGCAAAATTAGTGCTCATAAcgtattataatatatttcagTAGATTTTAAGTTAGATGAATATATCCTTTTATTCATCCacaagggggtatttataaacACTTTACTATTCGTGCATTTTAATCCATCACTGATTACAAAATCTATTCATAAGTTATTATTCATACACATATCATTTTAGTGTTCATTTATATATCCCCtcaacaatatataatatatcatattatGACATATTATAATATATCACAATAGATAGTATACCAATACATATATGTTTGATCGATATCCTTTTATTCATCCACAAGGGCTTATTATAGGCATATTTTACTATTTTCGATTTAAAATCTATCATTGATTACAAAATCTATCCATAAGTTAGTGTTCACCCACTATTAACACCACTTTAAATAATGTAACTCTATTAAACATTTATTTCATAGTTAAGCATATTAACCTACCATGTACTACAAATCCTGCGAGGGGGGCAACAAGTCAACCCCAACACAACCATCAACCACAGACTGGTAATGTTTATCAATGCAAAAGTAAACTATGCAACACTCCCCTAGTCTCAACATCCCACGAGAATCACCAATAGAAACTCAAAGGTCCCCCCAAAGTAAGAGACGTAGGGATGACGAGGCAAAAACTAGTATATGCCAATAACGGGAATAAATTTTTGCTAGTCGCGCCACCTTCAGCAAGAGCAAGGACACTtcaacttttaaaataaaacttggcGAGTCACACCACCTTTTCAACTTACTCTCTGGagtaatttggtgaaaaaaCAATGAATTTACCTATGTTATACACCCTAAAGTTTCTAGTGGATTCATTTGGTTAAAAGGTTAGTTATAAGCTCCAAAATTTCATTCGTTAAAGTATTTTCTAGAGTTTCAATGACAATGGTAAGTATGCAACATCATATAACTCCATAGAAGGTTATCATGTCTTCAAACTTATGAAGTATTACTTAAACCACTCACTAGGTAGAGTCAAAGGATAGGAGACAAACCTTCTCATCGAACCGAAAAAGAGACTGATCAAAATAAGGCGATGGACTCTGAGACTGACAAGTGAAAGGTAAAGACACCAAAGTTTTCTTCACAAACTGCAAAAACTGGTCAAATGTCAAGTAGAAaactatcaatttttaattgttgtGTTATCAAAACTTAAtagccaaaaaataaaaacaaagatcaAATTGGAAAAACATGCCTGAGAAAGGCTGCCAGACTTATTTTTCAAGCTTGTTAGTTGCTCCAAAGCATGAAGGTTATTTGAATGAGATGAGATGAAATTCATATGCAATGAATTGTTTGGAGGCGTATGGAAATGATCAGCAAACTTCTCGAGCAAAAAATAAAGCTCATCTGCCGAATTCTGCATATTTCAAGCGATCAGCAAGAAGGTTAGGGGTAACTATCATAATGAGAATTTTATTACAGATATGTCCGTAATTAACGCAGTGATAAAACCTGGTAAAATGCTACAAATTCCGCCGCCTCCATGTTATATATAGCAAAGAAAGCAGGATGGTGATCAGCATTTCGCGAGACCTGGAATCAAAATTCAATCAATAACTCACGTCCCATCAAATTTTCCAGTGCAAGAAGACAGGGATAATGGTTAAGCAGATAAATGATCTACAAGATAAGAAATTTCCGCTTTTGATATCTTGACCATTACACAATCCAACGTACAGAGTTTCcaacatagtgcaaaatatcgGTCGCATAGTGACTGCATTGTAATGGTTTTTGAGGCTACCACGACCAGAATACAGGCCCTGATAACCACAAAACCTTCCACATCAACCATGAAAGTGGGTACGCGATATGTTACGATAACCGTGAGTGTATTTTTGAGATTTTGTGCAACGGTGTCAAGGGAAAAAGTCAGAGAAAAGTTCACACCACATCTAGGGGAAAGTGGTCCACCAGCAAGAGTTAAACAAAAAATGTCTTACCCCTCCATCCACACTGCCGAATTTGATTAATAAGTGATGTCTGTCCAAGAATTGAACCTAGCAGTACAAGAATTGGCATTGATTAAAACTTTTATGATTTCAAATTtgtaaagaaaacaaaaaaatatcttGGATAAATCTTTGACACAAAATTTTTACCTTCCATATTATCAAGTCAACGTAatcttgaaaatgaaaataaaacttCTTCTTTAATGACTGAACTCTCTGCCGGGACAAAGGGATAGAAGAATGATAAATACTTTCTATAAAGAAATGAAATGgtaaaatctatatgaaataggaaaaattagataaaCTGATTCTCAACGAATTTGcagttataatttataacaaaGATATAAAACCAACAAAACTTCAATAAATCTATACATCATTGTTAAATCATTGCAACATCAATCAATATCAGTGATAAGCAAAAAGAGAAACCTGTGTTTCATCAACTTCTTCATTCCATATGGCTCTGAAGATGAATGAAAGTAATCGTTGTTTAATGccacttaaaaaaacatttctAACTTCATAATGTTCACTGCTGGGAACACCGTCATTGCTATTAACAAGGGCTTGCTTTTGTCTACTATGCTCATTCATTGTTCCAGACTGTAGATAACAACTCTTGAAAGTTAGTTGATAATACCCGACTCATAAAGAAACTTCTCATACACAGGCAATATCCAATACAAAagaatagaggtgttcaaaacacaACCGATGACCCAATATTTACCCAATCTTGTACCCAAACccgatttcaaaatgaatttaaaattatgtaaaaaccaatgtGGACTCAAAACCCAATTTTGAACCGACCAGAAACATGTTACCCGAAACCGACCCCATAACCCGAATGAGCACCTCTACAAAAAAAGATGCAATTAACCACTCCTGAACAACCATAAGGCTTTCAAAAGATTAACTTACTTGAGCACTTGAAAGTAGGAAGAGCTCGTCATCTTCTCGACAAAATTCTCCAAGTGCACGCACGTCAACTAGGTTACCAGATTCCCTTATTTGAAGTATATGTATTGTCTGATAGCGGAGGGACACAACAGCGAGCAAATCATCATATAGATATACACccatgttatgtgccaagttaaTAAAATCATTGTGAAAGATCTTCTTATCCAAAATAATCCCATCTTCCAATCTAAAAGTCAGATAATAACATAAAAAGAGTCAACTCATAGTAGGATTAACGGGTGTAAATTCATTTGGTCAATCAGATTTGTAGGCTTAAGTACTAACCAATAGAAGATCAAAACTATTCAAAAACCCAAGATGAAACTGCAAACCTCAGTAAGTGAAAAGTAATCTTTTCTATGGATGGAACACCTTGTACGGCACCTCCTGTGGCTGGAGCATCATGAACTTGTGCAGTTGAAGTTGCGAAGAGTCCAAATTGGTTGTTCTCCATATAAAGgaaaaaatctttacaaataAGCTCATTGCTTGAGGCAAGTGATACGGTATACAACTGAGTGAAGAAGCTATCAAACTTCTTTGCTTTAGGTGGAAGTTCATGAGCATCACACGCGTCACCACAGCATGAATATGTTAACCACATTGGACTATAAACAATAAGCTCCTGGTAATTTCTGCTAAAGCTTATGAGGTACTTTCCATCTTCAGTGAATTTGCGGAAAGAATAGTCCGGGCATTCAACATCATATATGGTATAACTTGGCACAAGATTCTCATAAAATTTCCTAACACGGTGAATCtgaataaataaattatggTAAGATTTTGATACTtaaaacttcgaattttcaaatataaaaacataGACAGAAAAGTGCAAAGTCAAAAGCTATTTCAAAAGAATCCGATACGAGGGACAGGAAACGTAGGAAGGGAAGAGTGATAcatttttcttccaaatatcTCCAATGCTAGAGAGATTTAGTTATGATGAATTTCATCTAGTCATCCCTCCAATTCCATCTCTTCTCATTTGTTGTCCAATAAAATTTTGTCACCCCAGTCTCACTAAGCAGCTCTCAGCTAAGCTCCCTTCTAGACCGGTAAATGTACAAAACATTATCTTAAAATAACAGAGCTTTGGCGGTCCAAATGATGAAAATTCATCTCTTCGTTTCCCTTCCCTGACTTCTATACCATCCAAATTGATTCTAAAGGTGATGAGCAAAAAGTGAGACAAGGCTATTGCAAAAAGCTTCCAACATTTATTTAACTCATTAAAAAAAAGGTTCCCCTACCATTCTTGGTCTTATATGGAACCGTCGAAGAGTACTATACTCAAACACATTTCAGTTGCTTCAGTTGTTAGACAAAGCCTATGTTAATGAAACTCCATCCTTATACAATTCTCAACAGCTCCATATACAGGCtgtcataatcatcatcatcataccttaTATATCTCTCTTATAGAATTTATGATCAGGGtctatatcccgctcatagaaccGCTCAAAGAAGTTATGATAAGGTCTAAGAAGGACCCAAGAGACAACaccatacccttatcaaaaGAGATAAAGAGGTTGAGGCTAGTGAAGTCTCGGTTTGAAAAAGACTAAAGAATTAACACTCCAATGTGAACCAAAAGCATGTAAACCATGATCATAAATAAAGGATGGAAATAAATTACccaataataatcaattacaagACAAACCCATATAGTAGAAGCTATGAAACTACACataaaaaaaggagaaaaaagaaAGACATACATTAGTGCCAGGAGTAGAACAACGAGTCTGGCGTTCAAAAATTCTAGCAGCAAGATTGGTGTTTTTAAACATGAGAGCTACCAACAAATTAAGGCAATTATCAATGGAAGAATTATGAGCAACTCCAACACAATCTGCGCAAACCCAGTTTTTATCTCACTCAGAAACAGCAAAAACATAACCCAATTCAGTTCCTGATCTTATCTATCACAATTAGGTAAGGATAAACAATTGGGTTTTATGAATTCAACAAGGCTAATGACGATTCATCCACAACGAACACGAGCATACAGAATGAGCACCTACAGCACTAGCTTTGCAAACCCAGTTCCTGTTTTTCTTAATTGGGTGTAAAAACACAACCCAATTCAGTTCCTGATCTTGTTTATCACAATTTGGGAAGTGTAAACAATTGGGTATA
Protein-coding sequences here:
- the LOC130804255 gene encoding light-mediated development protein DET1 isoform X2, whose translation is MFKNTNLAARIFERQTRCSTPGTNIHRVRKFYENLVPSYTIYDVECPDYSFRKFTEDGKYLISFSRNYQELIVYSPMWLTYSCCGDACDAHELPPKAKKFDSFFTQLYTVSLASSNELICKDFFLYMENNQFGLFATSTAQVHDAPATGGAVQGVPSIEKITFHLLRLEDGIILDKKIFHNDFINLAHNMGVYLYDDLLAVVSLRYQTIHILQIRESGNLVDVRALGEFCREDDELFLLSSAQSGTMNEHSRQKQALVNSNDGVPSSEHYEVRNVFLSGIKQRLLSFIFRAIWNEEVDETQRVQSLKKKFYFHFQDYVDLIIWKVQFLDRHHLLIKFGSVDGGVSRNADHHPAFFAIYNMEAAEFVAFYQNSADELYFLLEKFADHFHTPPNNSLHMNFISSHSNNLHALEQLTSLKNKSGSLSQFVKKTLVSLPFTCQSQSPSPYFDQSLFRFDEKLISATDRHRQCTDHPIKFIARRQPKVPKFKIKPGPEAGNTDARVKKISSFLFHPILPLAISVQQTLFLQSSVVNIHFRK
- the LOC130804255 gene encoding light-mediated development protein DET1 isoform X1; this translates as MFKNTNLAARIFERQTRCSTPGTNIHRVRKFYENLVPSYTIYDVECPDYSFRKFTEDGKYLISFSRNYQELIVYSPMWLTYSCCGDACDAHELPPKAKKFDSFFTQLYTVSLASSNELICKDFFLYMENNQFGLFATSTAQVHDAPATGGAVQGVPSIEKITFHLLRLEDGIILDKKIFHNDFINLAHNMGVYLYDDLLAVVSLRYQTIHILQIRESGNLVDVRALGEFCREDDELFLLSSAQSGTMNEHSRQKQALVNSNDGVPSSEHYEVRNVFLSGIKQRLLSFIFRAIWNEEVDETQRVQSLKKKFYFHFQDYVDLIIWKVQFLDRHHLLIKFGSVDGGVSRNADHHPAFFAIYNMEAAEFVAFYQNSADELYFLLEKFADHFHTPPNNSLHMNFISSHSNNLHALEQLTSLKNKSGSLSQFLQFVKKTLVSLPFTCQSQSPSPYFDQSLFRFDEKLISATDRHRQCTDHPIKFIARRQPKVPKFKIKPGPEAGNTDARVKKISSFLFHPILPLAISVQQTLFLQSSVVNIHFRK